A portion of the Chryseobacterium tructae genome contains these proteins:
- the tpx gene encoding thiol peroxidase — MNTVMLKGTPVRTYSKLPDINKPAPKFTLTDVNMNDQSLEAYKGRYVILNIFPSVDTGVCSASVHHFNEEAGNLPNTVVLCISKDLPFAQKRFCGAEGINNVVMLSDFRSDFGWNYGVEMVESSMKGLLSRAVVVIDPSGNIIYEEQVPDISQEPNYEAAIQAVKQ, encoded by the coding sequence ATCAATACAGTGATGTTAAAAGGAACACCTGTACGTACTTACTCGAAATTACCGGATATAAACAAGCCCGCTCCTAAATTCACCCTTACGGACGTTAATATGAATGACCAGAGCTTAGAGGCTTACAAAGGAAGATATGTTATTCTGAACATCTTTCCTAGCGTTGATACAGGGGTTTGCTCAGCGTCTGTTCACCATTTCAATGAGGAAGCAGGAAACCTTCCCAATACAGTAGTTCTTTGTATTTCCAAAGACTTACCTTTCGCTCAAAAAAGATTTTGTGGTGCTGAAGGAATCAACAATGTGGTAATGCTTTCGGATTTCCGTTCTGATTTCGGTTGGAATTATGGGGTAGAAATGGTAGAATCTTCCATGAAAGGGCTTCTTAGCCGTGCAGTGGTAGTGATAGATCCTTCTGGAAATATTATTTACGAAGAACAGGTACCGGATATTTCTCAAGAACCTAATTATGAAGCGGCTATTCAGGCTGTGAAACAATAA